The DNA window TCGTATCGAATTCTGTATTTTTTACGCTATTTCCCAATCAATATGCTATCATAGTTAGGATATTTCTATCACTCAATAGAGAAAAATGCTTATTCTTTGCAATTAATGACAAAAAAATTTATTAAATTTTTTTAAATTTTAAACTTTTTTATTTTTCTTGATTGCAACAATTTATTTTCAGTAGTTAAACGTGTATCCTATCACGCAACATTTTTCTATCAGCTTATCATTTAAGCAAATGTTATTTATTACAACTCAAGGTGAACTTTATGACACAAAAATTAGTGCTTATTCTTAACTGCGGTAGCTCGTCTTTAAAATTTGCAATTTTAGATCCTAAAACGGGTGAAGAAAAATTGTCAGGTTTAGCTGAAGCATTTCATTTAGATGATGCTAGAATTAAATGGAAATTAAATGGTGAAAAAGGCACTTCTGCCTTAGGCGCTAAAGCAGCACACAGTGAAGCATTGAATTTTATCATCAACCAAATCTTCCCATTAGATCCAAGTTTGAAAGAAAACGTAGTTGCAATTGGACATCGTATTGTACATGGGGGTGAAAAATTTACGTCATCAGTGGTCATTAATGATGAAGTGATTCAAAGTATTAAAGAGGCAATTCAATTTGCACCATTACACAACCCAGCCCACTTAATTGGTATTGAAGAAGCATTCAAAATGTTCCCAGAATTAAAAGAAAAGAATGTTGCTGTATTTGATACCGCTTTCCACCAAACTATGCCGGAAGAAGCCTTTTTATATGCTCTGCCATATTCATTATATAAAGAACACGGTGTCCGCCGTTATGGTGCTCATGGTACTAGCCATTTATTTGTTGCACGTGAAGCTGCAAAAATTTTAAATAAAGCTGAAGATCAAGTAAATTTAATCACCTGCCATTTAGGTAACGGTGCTTCTGTCACTGCAATTCGTAACGGAAAATCGGTTGATACTTCAATGGGATTAACACCACTTGAAGGTTTAGTCATGGGAACACGTTGTGGTGATATAGATCCTGCTATTATGTTCTATATGCACAATAATTTAGGTATGGATGTGGCAGAAATTGAAAAAACATTAACGAAACAATCAGGGTTATTAGGATTAACAGAAATCACCAGTGATTGCCGTTATGCTGAAGATAACTATGATACTGAAATTCCTGCAAAACGTGCATTAGATGTTTTTTGCTACCGTTTAGCAAAATATATCGGTGCTTATATGGCAGCTGTTGGTGAAAAAATTGATGCAATTATCTTTACTGGTGGTATCGGTGAAAATTCAGGGCATGTACGTGAATTAACATTAAGACATTTAAAAGCATTTGGTTATGAAATTGATGAACAACGTAATTTAGCCGCTCGTTTTGGTAAAGATGGCATAATTACAACAGATAATTCACCATTAGCAATTGTTATTCCTACTAACGAAGAATTAGTTATCGCACAAGATACTGCTAACTTGTGTATTGATGCTTAATCATTATCTCCGTACTGCCGACATTTGTCGGCAGTTTATTTTTGCTTAAAAAATATCAAAAGGTTAAATATGTCTCGTACTATTATGATTATCCCAATTAGTCTTGGGGTTGGTTTAACTAGTATTAGTTTAGGCTTAATCCAAGCCTTAGAACAAAAAGGGGTAAAAATAGGGTTTATAAAACCTATTTCTCAGCCATCTAACGGTGGAGAAGATGGTTTAGATCGTACTACTACTATCCTCTATCATACTCCAACAATAGAAACAGCTAAAACCTTCACTTCTGGTTTAGCCGAAAATATGATTAGCCAAAATCAAACTGACGTATTATTAGAAAAAATTGTTGAACGTCATCAGAAATTGGCTAAAAGTAATGAAGTTGTAATTGTTGAAGGTTTAGTGCCTACTCGTAATCATTCATATGCCAATAGCATTAACTATCAAATTGCACAAGCTCTTGATGCTGAAATCATTTTAGCAGCAACACCGGGTTTAAGTTCAGCCTCAGAATTAAAAGAACGTGTTGAGGCAGCAGCATCTTTATTTGGCGGTAAGAGAAATCCAAATTTATTAGGTGTAATCATTAATAAATTTAATGCACCAACAGATTCTATCGGACGCATTCGTCCAGATTTAGCTGAAATTTTTGATTCCTTCCAACACGCTCATATCAGCGAAAATGAAATTATTCAACAGTTTAATCACAGCCCAATCAAATTACTTGCATGTATCCCTTGGAATGCAAATTTAATTGCAACACGAGCAATTGATATTGCAAAACATTTAGGGGCATCAATTATTAAAGAAGGCGAGATACATACTCGTCGTATCAGTGGTATTACTTTCTGTGCGAGAAGTTTACCAAATATGGTCGAACATCTACGCAGTGGTAATTTAGTTGTAACTTCTGCAGATCGCCCTGATGTAATTGTTGCAACTGCTCTTGCGGCAATGAATGGGATAAAAATCGGTGCAATGCTACTTACTGGTGGTTATAAATTAGATAGTCATATTGCAAAATTATGTGAACAAGCATTTGAAACAGGCTTACCTATTTTCAGAGTTGAAGGCACCACTTGGCAAACAGCGTTAAGTTTGCAAACCTTCAATCTTGAAGTCCCAGCAGACGATAGAGAACGTATTGAAGCAATCAAAGAATATATGGCAGCACAAATCGATCAAGAAACCATTAATTCATTGGTAGCTGATAGTGCTCGTGTTCATCGTTTATCTCCACCTGCATTCCGTTTCCAATTAACTGAGTTAGCACGTCAAGCGAAAAAACGTATCGTTTTACCTGAAGGTGATGAACCTCGTACCGTTAAAGCAGCTGTACTTTGTGCTGAACGTGGTATTGCACAATGTGTATTATTGGCAAATCCTGCAGATGTACAACGTGTTGCTGAAGCACAAGGGATAGAATTGGGTAACGGAATTGAAATTATTGATCCTGCTGAAGTCCGTGAAAAATACGTCGCTCGCTTAGTAGAATTACGGAAAAATAAAGGTATGACGGAAGAAAAAGCCCGTGAACAGCTAGAAGATACCGTTGTATTAGGTACAATGATGTTGGAAGCTGATGAAGTTGATGGCTTAGTATCAGGTGCAGTACATACCACCGCAAATACCATTCGCCCACCATTACAAATCATTAAAACTGCTCCGGGTAGCTCTTTAGTTTCTTCAATTTTCTTTATGCTTCTTCCTGATCAAGTTTTAGTTTATGGAGATTGTGCGATTAATCCTGATCCAACTGCAGAAGAACTCGCAGAAATTGCGATTCAATCTGCTGACTCAGCAAAAGCCTTTGGTATTGATCCTAAAGTTGCAATGATCTCTTACTCTACTGGTACTTCAGGTCAAGGTGCTGATGTTGAGAAAGTAAAAGAAGCGACCCGTTTAGCACAAGAAAAACGTCCAGATCTTATGATCGATGGGCCGTTGCAATATGATGCTGCAGTGATGGAAGATGTTGCTCGTTCAAAAGCACCTAACTCCCCTGTCGCAGGAAAAGCAACTGTTTTTGTGTTCCCAGATTTAAATACGGGTAATACTACTTATAAAGCAGTACAACGTTCTGCGGATTTAATCTCTATTGGCCCTATGCTACAAGGTATGCGGAAACCAGTAAATGATTTATCTCGTGGTGCGTTAGTTGATGATATTGTTTATACAATCGCATTAACTGCTATTCAAGCTACACAATAAATAATAATTCAAATACATTCCCCCACTGCTACAAGGAGGGGGAATTTTTCAGAATAATATCCCTCCCGTCCTTGAAGATTTAGCTTGCTTATAAGATAATAAGTTAATTTAATTTATACTAAGGAACAAATAGATATGAGTGATGTTGCCGTACCACTTAATTTTACTGATGCAGCAGCAAATAAAGTAAAATCCTTGCTTGAAGGGGAAGAAAATCCAAATTTAAAACTACGTGTTTATATTACGGGTGGTGGTTGTAGTGGTTTCCAATATGGTTTTACTTTTGATGAACAAGTCAATGAAGGCGATATAACAATAGAAAAAACAGGTGTAATGCTAGTTGTCGATCCAATGAGCTTACAATATTTAATCGGAGGAACGGTAGATTATACAGAAGGTCTCACTGGTTCTCGTTTTATTGTTGATAATCCAAATGCGACAACAACGTGTGGATGTGGTTCTTCATTTAGCATTTAATCATTAGCCCGCTTAGCGGGCTTTCTAATAACTTTAAAGGTGTAGTAAAAATGGAATATCAATTTTTAAGTGATCGATATGCTAAAGTAAATGTGAAATGCTCAATGGAACACCAAGCTATTGCTCATTGGATCAATACAGAAATTCACGGCGATTTAACTAAATTAAAGCAAGTCATTGACCTTATTCAACAATCTAAAATTCATCATACAAAAGAATACCAATTTTTAGGGCGAGAATACTCTCTTTTTCTATCTCAAATGGAAGTGATAGTAAAAGCTAATGGGTTAATGGAAGATGAAAATCTTGATGAAATAAATGAAATGCTAGATGAAGGCTTGCATCTTTATGATGAAGAAAGTTTTGCAATTTGTGGTCTAGACGATTTTTATCATTTTATCTTAGCTTATCAACAATTTTTACAAGCATAACTTAGCAATACTTTTGTGACAATGTCACTTAACTATCCTTTAATTAAGTTATTCTCTGATAGACTATCTATCTTCTCTAATTTACGCTTAAAATTCTCTTTGATTTACTGATATTTAACTATGCAATATGGTAATATTAGCTCGCCAAAATAAATAGAAATAAAAATATAGGTATGTATGATTAGTGTATTTGATTTATTCAAAATAGGGATTGGTCCTTCTAGTTCTCACACTGTAGGTCCAATGAAAGCAGGGAAAGCATTTATTGATCACTTAAAACAAACAAATCAATTACCGCTTGTCGATCGGTTACAAGTTGAAGTCTTCGGCTCCCTTGCAATGACAGGAAAAGGACATAGCACTGATATTGCCGTCATAATGGGATTAGCAGGTTATCTTCCCCATAATGTAGAAATTGATTTTATACCTCAATTTGTTGAACAGGTAAGAAATAGCGGACGTTTACCGTTATTACAAGGAGAATATGAAGTTGAATTCGTTATTGAACGAGATTTAATTTTTCAGTATCGGTTTTTACCTCGACACGATAATGCAATGATTATCCACGCATATAGTGCAGATGAGATAATTTATAGCCAAACCTACTACTCTATTGGTGGTGGTTTTATTGTTGATGAAGATCATTTTGATCAAACTGTTGAAGAAAAAGTACGCGTCCCTTTTCCATATCAAAATGCGGCAGATATTATTTCTCATTGCCATAATAGTGGCTTACCTATTTCAGGTATTATGCGACAAAATGAGTTAGCCCTACACTCAGCAGATGAATTAAGCCAACATTTAAGTTCGATCTGGGAAACAATGCATAATTGTATTAAACGGGGTTTATCCACAGAAGGCTTATTACCGGGACCATTAAAGGTACAACGCCGAGCGACCGCTTTGCGGCGAGTACTAGAAGCAAATAACAATCTCTCTAATGATCCAATGAAAGTTATCGATTGGGTAAATATGTTTGCTTTAGCTGTCAGTGAAGAGAATGCCGCAGGTTCAAGGGTAGTTACCTCGCCAACTAATGGTGCTTGTGGCATTGTTCCAGCCGTTTTAGCCTATTATGATAAATTTGTTACCCCTTTAACTGATGAAATGAGAGACTGTTATTTTCTAGCCTGTGGTGCAATAGGTTCTTTATATAAGATGAATGCTTCTATCTCAGGGGCTGAAGTTGGTTGTCAGGGAGAAGTAGGGGTAGCGTGTTCTATGGCAGCAGCAGGACTTACTGAGATTCTTGGTGGTTCACCCGAACAAGTCTGTATGGCAGCCGAAATTGCGATGGAACATAACCTTGGTTTAACCTGCGACCCAGTCAGTGGACAAGTTCAAGTCCCATGTATTGAACGTAATGCGATTGCATCAGTCAAAGCAATTAACGCAGCTAGAATGGCGTTACAACGTACAACAGCACCCCGAGTCACATTAGATAAAGTGATTGAAACAATGTACGAAACAGGAAAAGATATGAATGCTAAATATCGAGAAACTTCACAAGGTGGTTTAGCCATTAAAGTCATTTGTGATTAATTTATTATTCAATAAAATTAAAGCAGGTTATCTAACCTGCTTTTTTATAAACTCTAAATTAGATGTGATAAAAAGAATATTCCTTTTTAAAAAGCTGAAGTATC is part of the Mergibacter septicus genome and encodes:
- a CDS encoding acetate kinase, which translates into the protein MTQKLVLILNCGSSSLKFAILDPKTGEEKLSGLAEAFHLDDARIKWKLNGEKGTSALGAKAAHSEALNFIINQIFPLDPSLKENVVAIGHRIVHGGEKFTSSVVINDEVIQSIKEAIQFAPLHNPAHLIGIEEAFKMFPELKEKNVAVFDTAFHQTMPEEAFLYALPYSLYKEHGVRRYGAHGTSHLFVAREAAKILNKAEDQVNLITCHLGNGASVTAIRNGKSVDTSMGLTPLEGLVMGTRCGDIDPAIMFYMHNNLGMDVAEIEKTLTKQSGLLGLTEITSDCRYAEDNYDTEIPAKRALDVFCYRLAKYIGAYMAAVGEKIDAIIFTGGIGENSGHVRELTLRHLKAFGYEIDEQRNLAARFGKDGIITTDNSPLAIVIPTNEELVIAQDTANLCIDA
- the pta gene encoding phosphate acetyltransferase, which encodes MSRTIMIIPISLGVGLTSISLGLIQALEQKGVKIGFIKPISQPSNGGEDGLDRTTTILYHTPTIETAKTFTSGLAENMISQNQTDVLLEKIVERHQKLAKSNEVVIVEGLVPTRNHSYANSINYQIAQALDAEIILAATPGLSSASELKERVEAAASLFGGKRNPNLLGVIINKFNAPTDSIGRIRPDLAEIFDSFQHAHISENEIIQQFNHSPIKLLACIPWNANLIATRAIDIAKHLGASIIKEGEIHTRRISGITFCARSLPNMVEHLRSGNLVVTSADRPDVIVATALAAMNGIKIGAMLLTGGYKLDSHIAKLCEQAFETGLPIFRVEGTTWQTALSLQTFNLEVPADDRERIEAIKEYMAAQIDQETINSLVADSARVHRLSPPAFRFQLTELARQAKKRIVLPEGDEPRTVKAAVLCAERGIAQCVLLANPADVQRVAEAQGIELGNGIEIIDPAEVREKYVARLVELRKNKGMTEEKAREQLEDTVVLGTMMLEADEVDGLVSGAVHTTANTIRPPLQIIKTAPGSSLVSSIFFMLLPDQVLVYGDCAINPDPTAEELAEIAIQSADSAKAFGIDPKVAMISYSTGTSGQGADVEKVKEATRLAQEKRPDLMIDGPLQYDAAVMEDVARSKAPNSPVAGKATVFVFPDLNTGNTTYKAVQRSADLISIGPMLQGMRKPVNDLSRGALVDDIVYTIALTAIQATQ
- the erpA gene encoding iron-sulfur cluster insertion protein ErpA → MSDVAVPLNFTDAAANKVKSLLEGEENPNLKLRVYITGGGCSGFQYGFTFDEQVNEGDITIEKTGVMLVVDPMSLQYLIGGTVDYTEGLTGSRFIVDNPNATTTCGCGSSFSI
- a CDS encoding YacL family protein, producing MEYQFLSDRYAKVNVKCSMEHQAIAHWINTEIHGDLTKLKQVIDLIQQSKIHHTKEYQFLGREYSLFLSQMEVIVKANGLMEDENLDEINEMLDEGLHLYDEESFAICGLDDFYHFILAYQQFLQA
- a CDS encoding L-serine ammonia-lyase; amino-acid sequence: MISVFDLFKIGIGPSSSHTVGPMKAGKAFIDHLKQTNQLPLVDRLQVEVFGSLAMTGKGHSTDIAVIMGLAGYLPHNVEIDFIPQFVEQVRNSGRLPLLQGEYEVEFVIERDLIFQYRFLPRHDNAMIIHAYSADEIIYSQTYYSIGGGFIVDEDHFDQTVEEKVRVPFPYQNAADIISHCHNSGLPISGIMRQNELALHSADELSQHLSSIWETMHNCIKRGLSTEGLLPGPLKVQRRATALRRVLEANNNLSNDPMKVIDWVNMFALAVSEENAAGSRVVTSPTNGACGIVPAVLAYYDKFVTPLTDEMRDCYFLACGAIGSLYKMNASISGAEVGCQGEVGVACSMAAAGLTEILGGSPEQVCMAAEIAMEHNLGLTCDPVSGQVQVPCIERNAIASVKAINAARMALQRTTAPRVTLDKVIETMYETGKDMNAKYRETSQGGLAIKVICD